The Deinococcus metalli genome window below encodes:
- a CDS encoding GNAT family N-acetyltransferase, giving the protein MTKFLPDHDLLAAYDAQLREASELASADTFDRAGPLYRGVFGDRGHVTYRDLGGLTGAALDDLIAQTVQHYAANPQITSFEWKTRGHDAPADLPQRLTAHGLVPGEVETVMLGEAAALAGPVSLPDGVTVRRIDDQPDPRADVERMSAMLGSVFGHAFGAQGLLRRMARSPELIELWVAEAGGEMVSAGRLEYVPGSDFAGLWGGGTRPEWRGHGLYRALTAARAASAVARGVRFLHSDCTAMSRPILERGGLRPVTTTTPYVWQR; this is encoded by the coding sequence ATGACCAAGTTCCTGCCCGACCATGACCTGCTGGCCGCCTACGACGCGCAGCTCCGAGAGGCGTCCGAGCTGGCGTCGGCCGACACCTTTGACCGCGCCGGCCCGCTGTACCGGGGCGTGTTCGGCGACCGGGGCCACGTGACCTACCGCGACCTGGGAGGGCTGACGGGCGCAGCCCTGGACGACCTGATCGCGCAGACGGTCCAGCACTACGCCGCCAATCCGCAGATCACGTCCTTCGAGTGGAAGACGCGCGGCCACGACGCGCCCGCCGACCTGCCGCAGCGCCTGACCGCGCACGGCCTGGTGCCCGGCGAGGTCGAGACCGTGATGCTGGGCGAGGCGGCGGCGCTGGCCGGGCCGGTGTCGCTGCCGGACGGCGTGACCGTGCGCCGCATCGACGACCAGCCGGACCCCCGCGCGGACGTGGAGCGGATGTCGGCCATGCTGGGCAGCGTCTTCGGCCATGCCTTCGGCGCGCAGGGCCTGCTGCGCCGTATGGCCAGGTCCCCGGAGCTGATCGAACTGTGGGTGGCCGAGGCGGGCGGCGAGATGGTCAGCGCGGGCCGGCTGGAATATGTGCCGGGCAGCGACTTCGCGGGCCTGTGGGGCGGCGGCACGCGGCCGGAGTGGCGCGGACACGGCCTGTACCGGGCGCTGACGGCCGCCCGCGCCGCCTCGGCGGTGGCGCGCGGCGTGCGCTTCTTGCACAGCGACTGCACGGCGATGTCGCGTCCCATTCTGGAACGTGGCGGCCTGCGCCCCGTCACGACCACCACGCCCTACGTGTGGCAGCGCTGA
- a CDS encoding CobW family GTP-binding protein, with the protein MTVPSSPPSVPITVLCGFLGAGKTTLLNHLLRHSGGRRTAVIVNEFGAVNIDATLIVKTDEHTIELSDGCICCTLRGDLLHAVDDLLATRELDAILIESTGIGEPLPIAQSFCLTPEELDLTPAPGAPALPDLTGRVHVDAMITVVDSAQFFELWNRQDSIPDDDLGRGFGELLAEQLEFADIVVLNKTDRATPGDVQRLRDLVAITNPRARVLDAVRGELPTEQLLDVQLFDQAASMQLDAWMDELAREHTPESESYGLGTFVYRSERPFDPERFQRALTQGLPHSVIRSKGWVNLGDGLATLWNHTGRQLALEQAGTWHDPAQAFSEIVFIGQQLDPVALQQLMDSAVSAQDGAR; encoded by the coding sequence ATGACCGTTCCCTCTTCCCCGCCATCCGTCCCCATCACCGTGCTGTGCGGTTTTCTCGGTGCCGGCAAAACCACGCTCCTCAACCACCTGCTGCGTCACTCAGGCGGCCGCCGGACGGCCGTGATCGTCAACGAGTTCGGGGCCGTCAACATCGACGCCACGTTGATCGTCAAGACCGACGAACACACCATCGAACTCTCGGACGGCTGTATCTGCTGCACCCTGCGCGGCGACCTGCTGCACGCCGTGGACGACCTGCTGGCCACCCGCGAACTCGACGCCATCCTGATCGAGAGCACCGGGATCGGCGAGCCGCTGCCCATCGCGCAGAGCTTCTGTCTGACCCCTGAAGAGCTGGACCTGACCCCGGCACCGGGCGCGCCCGCCCTTCCAGACCTGACCGGGCGGGTGCATGTGGACGCCATGATCACCGTGGTCGACAGTGCCCAGTTCTTCGAGCTGTGGAATCGCCAGGACAGCATTCCCGACGACGACCTGGGCCGGGGGTTCGGGGAACTGCTGGCCGAGCAGCTGGAGTTCGCCGATATCGTGGTGCTGAACAAGACCGATCGGGCCACCCCCGGCGATGTGCAGCGCCTGCGGGATCTGGTCGCAATCACCAACCCCAGGGCACGTGTGCTGGACGCCGTCAGGGGCGAGCTGCCCACCGAGCAGCTGCTGGACGTGCAGCTCTTCGACCAGGCCGCCAGCATGCAACTGGACGCCTGGATGGACGAACTGGCCAGGGAGCACACCCCGGAGTCCGAGAGCTACGGTCTGGGCACCTTCGTGTACCGCAGTGAACGGCCCTTCGATCCGGAGCGGTTCCAGCGCGCCCTGACCCAGGGCCTGCCGCACAGCGTCATCCGCAGCAAGGGCTGGGTCAACCTGGGCGACGGCCTGGCCACCCTGTGGAACCACACCGGCCGGCAACTGGCCCTGGAACAGGCGGGGACGTGGCACGACCCGGCCCAGGCGTTCAGTGAAATCGTGTTCATCGGACAGCAGCTCGATCCGGTGGCCCTGCAGCAGTTGATGGACAGTGCCGTTTCTGCTCAGGACGGTGCCAGATGA
- a CDS encoding glycosyltransferase, translated as MRIGIVTATYSPSRNGVATSTALYARGLRERGHDVRIFAPRHPLMPPAEHGVYRLNTSFAGARALGAPPDYPVMLAPGPRLTARLPLRDLDVLHTMHPFLAGQLALKWARLSGAPVVYTAHTQYDEYLHYAPVPPRVGRAIIRPHIGAFARRVQAVLAPGQAMVDMLREYGYAGRVEVFPNPVDLAAFRDVSGAAIRAEYHLPADAPLVVALGRLAPEKNLETLLHAYDVARASRPELRLLVIGDGPSRAALQQAAPEGVTFTGPLPYARIPAALSAADVFLTASTSEVLPMSMIEALAAGVPLVAARSPAALDLIREGVNGTVRDGAPQALADGLLTALHPATLPAWQAQARESAVAYDLGTRAAALEAVYRGVLGTRPRRAPAPR; from the coding sequence GTGCGCATCGGAATCGTCACGGCCACCTACTCCCCCTCGCGCAACGGGGTTGCGACGAGTACGGCGCTGTATGCCCGGGGCCTGCGCGAGCGGGGGCACGACGTGCGGATCTTCGCGCCGCGCCACCCACTGATGCCGCCCGCCGAACACGGCGTGTACCGCCTGAACACGTCCTTCGCGGGCGCGCGCGCGCTGGGCGCGCCGCCGGACTACCCCGTGATGCTCGCGCCGGGGCCACGCCTGACCGCCCGGCTGCCGCTGCGCGACCTGGACGTGCTGCACACCATGCATCCCTTCCTGGCGGGGCAGCTCGCGCTGAAGTGGGCGCGGCTGTCGGGCGCGCCGGTGGTCTACACGGCGCACACCCAGTACGACGAGTACCTGCACTACGCCCCGGTGCCGCCCCGGGTGGGCCGCGCGATCATCCGCCCGCACATCGGCGCCTTCGCCCGGCGGGTGCAGGCGGTGCTGGCCCCCGGGCAGGCGATGGTGGACATGCTGCGCGAGTACGGGTACGCGGGCCGCGTGGAGGTCTTCCCGAACCCCGTGGATCTGGCCGCCTTCCGGGACGTGAGCGGCGCGGCCATCCGCGCGGAGTACCACCTGCCGGCGGACGCGCCGCTGGTCGTGGCGCTGGGCCGCCTCGCGCCGGAGAAGAACCTGGAGACCCTGCTGCACGCGTACGACGTGGCCCGCGCCAGCCGCCCGGAGCTGCGGCTGCTGGTGATCGGGGACGGTCCCAGCCGCGCGGCGCTGCAGCAGGCCGCCCCCGAGGGCGTGACGTTCACCGGCCCGCTGCCCTACGCGCGCATTCCCGCCGCCCTGAGCGCGGCTGACGTGTTCCTGACCGCCAGCACCAGCGAGGTGCTGCCCATGAGCATGATCGAGGCGCTCGCCGCGGGCGTGCCCCTGGTCGCCGCGCGCAGCCCCGCCGCCCTCGACCTGATCCGAGAGGGCGTGAACGGCACCGTGCGGGACGGGGCGCCGCAGGCCCTCGCGGACGGGCTGCTGACCGCGCTGCACCCCGCCACGCTGCCCGCATGGCAGGCCCAGGCCCGGGAGAGCGCCGTCGCCTACGACCTGGGCACCCGCGCCGCGGCCCTGGAGGCGGTGTACCGGGGCGTGCTGGGCACCCGGCCGCGCCGCGCCCCGGCCCCCCGGTAA
- the glpX gene encoding class II fructose-bisphosphatase, which produces MTTKRPAAGEVSQSFEHALVLETARVTEGAALAASRYLGLGDKNAVDGAGTEAMRGLLNSLDIRGTVVIGEGEMDEAPMLYIGEQVGHGQYEVDIAVDPVEGTEVTAKGLPNGLAVIALSERGGLMHAPDCYMDKLIVPPPAAGRVNLEWPVEANLNVIAQSLDREVDDLMITILDRERHADLIRRVRATGARVKLIGDGDVVAGLAVGVRGTGVHALMGSGGAPEGVLSAAACKCLGAEIQGRFLAEDDAMRERFREMGVDEHRVYRTNDLAPGNQMVFSATGITYGELLNGVRRFSGGARTHTLVMGYATRVVRFIDSVHLEDDKARVTIRV; this is translated from the coding sequence ATGACGACCAAGCGGCCGGCGGCAGGAGAGGTCTCGCAGAGTTTCGAGCACGCGCTGGTGCTGGAAACCGCCCGCGTCACCGAGGGCGCCGCCCTGGCCGCCAGCCGCTACCTGGGGCTGGGTGACAAGAACGCCGTGGACGGCGCGGGCACCGAGGCCATGCGCGGCCTGCTGAACTCGCTGGACATCCGCGGCACCGTCGTGATCGGCGAGGGCGAGATGGACGAGGCCCCCATGCTGTACATCGGTGAGCAGGTCGGCCACGGGCAGTACGAGGTGGACATCGCAGTCGACCCGGTCGAGGGCACCGAGGTGACGGCCAAGGGCCTCCCCAACGGCCTGGCCGTGATCGCCCTGTCCGAGCGCGGCGGCCTGATGCACGCGCCGGACTGCTACATGGACAAGCTGATCGTGCCGCCGCCCGCCGCCGGGCGCGTGAACCTCGAGTGGCCGGTCGAGGCGAACCTGAACGTGATCGCGCAGAGCCTGGACCGCGAGGTGGACGACCTGATGATCACCATCCTCGACCGCGAGCGCCACGCCGACCTGATCCGCCGCGTGCGCGCCACGGGAGCGCGCGTCAAGCTGATCGGGGACGGCGACGTGGTCGCGGGCCTCGCGGTGGGCGTGCGCGGCACCGGCGTCCACGCGCTGATGGGCTCGGGCGGCGCGCCCGAGGGCGTGCTGTCGGCGGCGGCGTGCAAATGCCTGGGCGCGGAGATCCAGGGCCGCTTCCTGGCCGAGGACGACGCGATGCGTGAGCGCTTCCGCGAGATGGGTGTGGACGAGCACCGCGTGTACCGCACCAACGACCTCGCCCCGGGGAACCAGATGGTGTTCAGCGCGACCGGCATCACCTACGGCGAGCTGCTGAACGGCGTGCGGCGCTTCTCGGGCGGCGCGCGCACCCACACGCTGGTGATGGGCTACGCCACCCGCGTGGTGCGCTTCATCGACTCGGTGCACCTCGAGGACGACAAGGCCCGCGTGACCATCCGGGTCTGA
- the trxB gene encoding thioredoxin-disulfide reductase codes for MTSAPESARNYDVVIVGGGPAGLTAAIYTGRASLSTVILEKGLPGGQIAQTEEVENYPGFPEPISGMELAMRMQQQAEKFGGTIEMDEVQSIHRSDDDREHPYPFVVTGYSGTYRAKAVILATGANPKRLYIPGEEHFWGKGVSTCATCDGFFYRGKKVVVIGGGDAAVEEGLFLTKFADEVTLIHRRDSLRANKVAQARAFANPKMKFVWDTVPLEIQGEESVTGVHLKNLKTGEEYDMPTDGVFIFIGHTPNTEFVKDTVKLRPDGYVDVTDEIYTSVPMLFAAGDVSDYIYRQLGTSVGAGTRAAMSAERALAALEVEHETTAAD; via the coding sequence ATGACCAGTGCCCCCGAATCCGCCCGGAATTATGACGTCGTGATCGTCGGCGGCGGTCCCGCCGGACTCACCGCCGCCATCTACACCGGCCGCGCCAGCCTGAGTACCGTGATCCTCGAAAAGGGCCTGCCCGGCGGCCAGATCGCCCAGACCGAGGAAGTCGAGAACTACCCCGGCTTCCCCGAACCGATCTCCGGCATGGAACTCGCCATGCGGATGCAGCAGCAGGCCGAGAAGTTCGGCGGCACCATTGAGATGGACGAGGTGCAGTCCATCCACCGCAGTGACGACGACCGCGAACACCCCTACCCCTTCGTGGTCACGGGCTACAGCGGCACGTACCGCGCCAAGGCCGTGATCCTCGCCACCGGGGCCAACCCCAAGCGCCTGTACATCCCCGGTGAGGAGCACTTCTGGGGCAAGGGCGTGAGCACCTGCGCCACCTGCGACGGCTTTTTCTACCGCGGCAAGAAGGTCGTCGTGATCGGCGGGGGCGACGCCGCCGTAGAGGAAGGCCTGTTCCTGACCAAGTTCGCCGACGAGGTCACGCTGATCCACCGCCGCGACAGCCTGCGCGCCAACAAGGTCGCCCAGGCCCGGGCGTTCGCCAACCCCAAGATGAAGTTCGTGTGGGACACCGTGCCCCTCGAAATCCAGGGCGAGGAATCCGTGACCGGCGTGCACCTGAAGAACCTCAAGACCGGCGAGGAATACGACATGCCGACCGATGGCGTGTTCATCTTCATCGGCCACACGCCCAACACGGAATTCGTCAAGGACACCGTGAAGCTGCGGCCCGACGGCTACGTGGACGTGACCGACGAGATCTACACCTCCGTGCCCATGCTGTTCGCCGCCGGGGACGTCAGCGACTACATCTACCGCCAGCTCGGCACCAGCGTGGGGGCCGGCACCCGCGCCGCCATGAGCGCCGAACGCGCCCTGGCCGCCCTGGAAGTCGAGCACGAGACCACCGCCGCCGACTGA
- the rpmB gene encoding 50S ribosomal protein L28, with the protein MSRTCHLTGKRGLVVNRVTRRGKARADGGVGRKVTGISARRQQPNLQKKTIREHGQLRRVWLSTNALRTLARGGFPGVDLI; encoded by the coding sequence ATGAGCCGGACGTGCCACCTCACGGGAAAGCGGGGCCTGGTGGTGAACCGTGTCACGCGTCGCGGCAAGGCCCGCGCCGACGGAGGGGTGGGACGCAAGGTCACGGGGATCAGTGCCCGCAGACAGCAGCCCAACCTCCAGAAAAAGACCATCCGCGAACACGGACAGCTCCGGCGCGTGTGGCTCAGCACGAACGCGCTGCGGACACTGGCCCGCGGAGGCTTTCCGGGCGTGGACCTGATCTAG
- the hisA gene encoding 1-(5-phosphoribosyl)-5-[(5-phosphoribosylamino)methylideneamino]imidazole-4-carboxamide isomerase gives MNASLPLVIPCVDIQSGRAVRLYEGDPDRETVYFDSPLDAARHWVALGAGLVHLVDLDAATGRGENRAVIRTITQELGVPVEVGGGIRDRAAAEDLLLAGVDRVVIGTAAVTRPELVAELIAAHGAERVVVSLDARGLEVATHGWAAGSGVNVAELTPALADAGLETLIFTDVTRDGTLRGLDRELMRQVRRLWVNTLIVGGGVANVEDVRLLHEEGIQGAIVGRAIYEGTLPYPVTLE, from the coding sequence ATGAACGCCTCCCTGCCCCTGGTCATTCCGTGCGTGGACATCCAGTCCGGCCGCGCCGTCCGGCTCTACGAGGGTGACCCCGACCGGGAGACGGTGTATTTCGACTCGCCGCTGGACGCCGCGCGGCACTGGGTCGCGCTGGGCGCTGGCCTGGTGCACCTGGTCGATCTGGACGCCGCGACCGGGCGGGGCGAGAACCGGGCCGTGATCCGCACCATCACCCAGGAACTGGGTGTACCGGTCGAGGTGGGCGGCGGTATCCGTGACCGCGCCGCCGCGGAGGACCTGCTGCTGGCGGGCGTCGACCGCGTGGTGATCGGCACCGCCGCCGTGACGCGCCCGGAACTCGTGGCGGAACTCATCGCGGCGCACGGGGCCGAGCGGGTGGTCGTCAGTCTGGATGCGCGCGGCCTGGAGGTCGCCACGCACGGCTGGGCGGCGGGCAGCGGCGTGAATGTCGCGGAACTCACGCCGGCCCTGGCGGACGCTGGCCTGGAAACCCTGATCTTCACGGACGTCACGCGCGACGGCACCCTCAGGGGCCTGGACCGCGAGCTGATGCGGCAGGTGCGCCGGCTGTGGGTGAACACCCTGATCGTGGGCGGCGGCGTGGCGAACGTCGAGGACGTCCGGCTGCTGCACGAGGAGGGCATCCAGGGCGCCATCGTGGGCCGCGCGATCTACGAGGGCACGCTGCCGTACCCCGTCACGCTGGAGTGA
- the murJ gene encoding murein biosynthesis integral membrane protein MurJ encodes MEFPADVNPRSPRRSLRVNTLIVMAGTLGSRVSGIVRQQIINLFDTSLTDAFNVAVKVPNLLRELLAEGALVNSFIPIYKSLDATERRKLAQSFSGVMIAVNLILMALGILAAPWIVGLLTAADANIDRAVAVYMTQLVMPFLTLISLSAVAMGLLNADEHFRESSFAPVAFNLASIVALLLLPDTATWLAFGWLIGGVAQLAVQLPSLRRFGLLPTPALVGHPALRRVLVQMAPFTLTAGARQILNVYVTRLLTNGAQFGAGTQTGYANAEALFTTVNGLFVVSPVLAMFPRFAQHAADQDWRAFRGLTAQAIRTTTFLAAPMSALLVALAPYAVSLFNLGRGFDAQKFQAGAGILTGWALALLPWALVTVLLRTFYARERTREAVLVSAVGFVLEVVLYGRLVPLLGFLGFGVSTALSGTLMTAALIFMYRRALGFPGAEVAAHLLRVVPLAVVAGLVAWAVSRVLPAPGFIVPGALGLAVAGGAGLAVYLAGALALRLPEVGGLLRRLRR; translated from the coding sequence CTGGAATTCCCGGCCGACGTGAATCCGCGCTCGCCCCGGCGGTCGCTGCGGGTGAACACGCTGATCGTGATGGCGGGCACGCTGGGATCGCGCGTGTCGGGCATCGTGCGCCAGCAGATCATCAACCTGTTCGACACGTCCCTGACGGACGCCTTCAACGTGGCGGTGAAGGTGCCGAACCTGCTGCGCGAACTGCTGGCCGAGGGCGCGCTGGTCAACTCGTTCATTCCGATCTACAAGTCGCTGGACGCCACGGAGCGCCGGAAGCTGGCGCAGTCGTTCAGTGGCGTGATGATCGCCGTGAACCTGATCCTGATGGCGCTGGGCATCCTGGCCGCGCCGTGGATCGTGGGGCTGCTGACGGCGGCAGACGCGAACATCGACCGGGCGGTGGCGGTGTACATGACGCAGCTCGTCATGCCCTTCCTGACCCTGATCAGCCTGTCGGCGGTGGCGATGGGCTTGCTGAACGCCGACGAGCACTTCCGCGAGAGCAGCTTTGCGCCCGTGGCCTTCAACCTGGCGTCTATCGTGGCGCTGCTGCTGCTGCCCGACACGGCGACGTGGCTGGCCTTCGGGTGGCTCATCGGCGGGGTGGCGCAGCTTGCGGTGCAGTTGCCGTCGCTGCGGCGCTTCGGGCTGCTGCCCACGCCGGCGCTGGTGGGGCATCCGGCGCTGCGGCGCGTGCTGGTGCAGATGGCGCCGTTCACCCTGACCGCCGGGGCGCGGCAGATCCTGAACGTGTACGTGACGCGCCTCCTCACGAACGGTGCGCAGTTCGGGGCGGGCACTCAGACGGGCTACGCGAACGCCGAGGCGCTGTTCACGACCGTGAACGGCCTGTTCGTGGTCTCGCCGGTGCTGGCGATGTTCCCGCGTTTTGCCCAGCACGCGGCGGATCAGGACTGGCGGGCGTTCCGGGGCCTGACCGCGCAGGCGATCCGCACCACGACCTTCCTGGCCGCGCCGATGAGCGCGCTGCTGGTGGCGCTGGCCCCCTACGCGGTGAGCCTGTTCAACCTGGGCCGGGGCTTCGATGCGCAGAAGTTCCAGGCGGGCGCGGGCATCCTGACCGGGTGGGCGCTGGCGCTCCTTCCCTGGGCGCTGGTGACGGTGCTGCTGCGGACCTTCTACGCCCGCGAACGCACGCGCGAGGCCGTGCTCGTCAGCGCAGTGGGCTTCGTGCTGGAGGTCGTGCTGTACGGGCGGCTGGTGCCGCTGCTGGGTTTCCTGGGCTTCGGCGTGAGCACCGCCCTGAGCGGCACGCTGATGACGGCTGCGCTGATCTTCATGTACCGCCGCGCGCTGGGCTTTCCCGGCGCGGAGGTCGCCGCGCACCTGCTGCGCGTGGTACCGCTGGCCGTGGTGGCGGGGCTGGTCGCGTGGGCGGTGTCGCGCGTGCTGCCCGCGCCGGGCTTCATCGTGCCGGGCGCGCTCGGGCTGGCGGTTGCGGGCGGAGCCGGACTGGCGGTGTACCTCGCGGGCGCGCTGGCGCTGCGCCTGCCGGAAGTGGGCGGCCTGCTGCGACGGCTGCGGCGCTGA
- a CDS encoding metal ABC transporter solute-binding protein, Zn/Mn family — MKTTYLLSTMILAGAAAGHAAPLPVTATTSILADFVKNVGGARVSVTTIVPAGGDAHTFQPTTSVIRGLAGSRLLFLNGANLEPWLPTVQAANPGVKAITLTAGLPLRPAPGETGSGGPRDPHAWWDATLAARYVRAIQQALSAADPAGKATYAQNADAYVKQLAATDAWAKTQFATLKPAQKKIVTNHDALAYFAAHYGLTLEGTVLPGLSTEREPSARELAALIATVRNSGAKVIFTENTVNDRLARTLAAETGAKVAPPLYTDALGPQGSAGDTFVKALRANVQIMVRALK, encoded by the coding sequence ATGAAAACCACCTACCTGCTCAGCACCATGATCCTTGCCGGCGCGGCCGCCGGACACGCCGCGCCCCTGCCCGTCACCGCCACCACCTCGATCCTCGCGGACTTCGTGAAGAACGTCGGCGGCGCGCGCGTGAGCGTCACGACCATCGTGCCCGCGGGGGGCGACGCGCACACCTTCCAGCCGACCACCAGCGTGATCCGCGGGCTGGCCGGCAGCCGGCTGCTGTTCCTGAACGGCGCGAACCTCGAACCGTGGCTACCCACCGTCCAGGCCGCGAATCCCGGCGTCAAGGCCATCACGCTCACCGCCGGCCTGCCCCTGCGCCCTGCGCCCGGCGAGACCGGCAGCGGCGGCCCCCGCGATCCGCACGCATGGTGGGACGCCACCCTTGCCGCCCGCTATGTGCGCGCCATCCAGCAGGCCCTGAGCGCCGCCGACCCGGCCGGGAAGGCCACGTACGCGCAGAACGCCGACGCGTACGTGAAGCAGCTCGCGGCCACCGACGCGTGGGCGAAGACGCAGTTCGCCACGCTGAAACCGGCCCAGAAAAAGATCGTCACGAACCACGACGCCCTGGCGTACTTCGCCGCGCACTACGGCCTGACCCTGGAGGGCACGGTGCTGCCCGGCCTGAGCACCGAACGCGAACCCAGCGCCCGCGAACTCGCCGCGCTGATCGCCACCGTCCGGAACAGCGGGGCGAAGGTGATCTTCACCGAGAACACCGTGAACGACCGCCTGGCGCGCACCCTGGCTGCCGAGACCGGCGCGAAGGTCGCTCCGCCCCTCTACACCGACGCGCTGGGACCGCAGGGCAGCGCCGGCGACACCTTCGTGAAGGCGCTGCGGGCCAACGTGCAGATCATGGTCCGGGCGCTGAAGTGA
- a CDS encoding DUF1772 domain-containing protein, with amino-acid sequence MRLILGLATFLAGLNAGLLMTGVLESIHMKTVGLGGYLQFHQPRDQLYRRVMPPLLLTLMALCIVCGLFGMSGSARLLSWVAFALVALDIMLTVRVMVPLNGWLQKFDALNPPPEAQQVRERWYALHPLRTVLGLGAFVALLVSGAP; translated from the coding sequence ATGCGGCTGATTCTTGGGCTGGCCACGTTTCTCGCCGGACTGAACGCCGGACTGCTGATGACGGGTGTGCTTGAGAGCATCCACATGAAGACTGTCGGTCTGGGCGGGTATCTGCAATTTCACCAGCCCCGCGATCAGCTGTACAGGCGGGTGATGCCTCCGCTGCTGCTGACCCTGATGGCCCTGTGCATCGTGTGTGGGTTGTTTGGCATGTCGGGCAGCGCCCGGCTTCTGTCGTGGGTGGCCTTTGCCCTGGTGGCGCTCGACATCATGCTGACCGTCCGTGTGATGGTGCCGCTCAACGGGTGGCTACAGAAGTTCGACGCCCTGAATCCCCCACCGGAGGCACAGCAGGTGCGGGAGCGCTGGTATGCGCTGCATCCCCTGCGCACCGTGCTCGGTCTGGGGGCGTTTGTGGCCCTGCTGGTCAGCGGCGCGCCGTAG
- the pgm gene encoding phosphoglucomutase (alpha-D-glucose-1,6-bisphosphate-dependent), translating into MTLSELAGKTAPQSLLTNIPRLVAHYYETRPDARDPLQRVAFGTSGHRGTSLAGTFNEAHILAVSQAVAEHRAAQGITGPLYMGLDTHALSEPAWMTALQVLIAGGVRVRVQPGTFTPTPLVSHAILEHNRGGRDGTADGIVITPSHNPPQDGGFKYNPPSGGPADTDITKVVQARANQILEDEMRDVKRVSLEDAMAGLEDFDFITPYVEQLPQVIDLDAIKHSGVHIGVDPLGGASLPVWEAIQARYGLNLDIVNTQIDPRFAFMSVDRDGKIRMDCSSPYAMAGLLRLKNDFDVAIGNDPDSDRHGIVTADGLMNPNHYLAVMIEYLFQNRPGWRADAAIGKTLVSSALIDRVGAGIGRTVVEVPVGFKYFVNGLLDGSFGFGGEESAGASFLRLDGGAWSTDKDGLIPGLLAAEMTAKTGKTPAQRFADLTAKYGATAYDRQDAPATPDQKKILGNLSPEQVTATTLAGDPITAKLTRAPGNNEPIGGLKVTTDQAWFAARPSGTEDVYKIYAESFKGAEHLKQVMDEARDVVGAALGGK; encoded by the coding sequence ATGACCCTCAGCGAACTGGCCGGCAAGACCGCCCCTCAGAGCCTGCTGACGAACATTCCGCGCCTGGTCGCCCACTACTACGAGACCCGGCCGGACGCGCGCGATCCCCTGCAGCGCGTGGCCTTCGGCACCAGCGGACACCGGGGCACCAGCCTGGCCGGCACCTTCAACGAGGCGCACATCCTGGCCGTGTCGCAGGCGGTCGCCGAGCACCGCGCCGCTCAGGGCATTACGGGGCCGCTGTACATGGGCCTGGACACGCACGCCCTCTCGGAACCCGCGTGGATGACCGCGCTTCAGGTGCTGATCGCGGGTGGCGTGCGGGTGCGGGTGCAGCCCGGCACGTTCACGCCCACGCCGCTGGTCAGCCACGCGATCCTGGAGCACAACCGCGGCGGCAGGGACGGCACCGCCGACGGCATCGTGATCACGCCCAGCCACAACCCCCCGCAGGACGGCGGCTTCAAGTACAACCCGCCCTCGGGCGGCCCCGCCGACACCGACATCACCAAGGTCGTTCAGGCCCGCGCGAACCAGATTCTGGAAGACGAGATGCGTGACGTGAAACGCGTGTCGCTGGAAGACGCGATGGCCGGCCTGGAGGACTTCGACTTCATCACGCCCTACGTCGAGCAGCTGCCGCAGGTGATCGACCTCGACGCCATCAAGCACAGCGGCGTGCACATCGGCGTCGATCCGCTCGGCGGCGCCAGCCTGCCCGTGTGGGAGGCCATCCAGGCACGCTACGGCCTGAACCTCGATATCGTGAACACGCAGATCGACCCGCGCTTCGCGTTCATGAGCGTGGACCGCGACGGCAAGATCCGCATGGACTGCTCCAGTCCCTACGCCATGGCCGGCCTGCTGAGGTTGAAGAACGACTTCGACGTTGCCATCGGCAACGACCCCGACTCCGACCGGCACGGTATCGTCACCGCCGACGGACTGATGAATCCCAACCACTACCTCGCCGTGATGATCGAGTACCTGTTCCAGAACCGCCCCGGGTGGCGCGCGGACGCCGCCATCGGCAAGACCCTGGTGTCCAGCGCCCTGATCGACCGCGTCGGCGCGGGCATCGGCCGTACGGTCGTCGAGGTGCCGGTCGGCTTCAAGTACTTCGTGAACGGCCTGCTGGACGGCTCCTTCGGCTTCGGCGGCGAGGAGAGCGCCGGCGCGAGCTTCCTTCGCCTGGACGGCGGCGCGTGGAGCACCGACAAGGACGGCCTGATCCCTGGCCTGCTGGCCGCCGAGATGACCGCGAAGACCGGCAAGACGCCCGCTCAACGCTTCGCCGACCTGACCGCCAAGTACGGCGCCACTGCCTACGACCGCCAGGACGCGCCCGCCACGCCCGACCAGAAGAAGATCCTGGGCAACCTCTCGCCCGAACAGGTCACCGCCACCACCCTGGCCGGCGACCCGATCACCGCGAAGCTCACGCGCGCGCCCGGCAACAACGAGCCCATCGGCGGCCTGAAGGTCACCACCGATCAGGCGTGGTTTGCCGCCCGTCCCAGCGGCACCGAGGACGTGTACAAGATCTACGCCGAGAGCTTCAAAGGGGCAGAGCACCTGAAACAGGTCATGGACGAGGCGCGGGATGTGGTGGGAGCGGCGCTGGGGGGGAAGTAG